AGTTCCCCAATGCCACAGAACAGAACCCATTTCGAGAGGAAACAGCTTGGTACGATGAGACTCCAGAGATGTGGGTTCCAGAACCCTCCTTCAGGGTTTTAAGTCAATCGTCCTCCCTCACTAATCCTCCAGAATGAAATGAACGGGTCCAGATAGGGTAACCTACAAGCACGCTACCCAAAATGTCATCTCTAGACCACGGCTGTCCATTAAGTACAGAAAATACCAGGCAGGAGCTCAGAAATTTACACGGCCACCGGATATGACAGCCATCTGGCATCACTGCATCATCCAAGCACCAGATGAGCACACAGACTTGCTGAACGCAGCTTAGATGAGTCCGGTATTGTTCAACCCACTGGGACAGCCACGTGCAGCTCAGCCCAGACTGCAGATGTCAAACACGGGTCCATCCCCAGCATGTCTGAGAGGCACTGCTCGGCAAGGCCCTTCCTTGAGCCCagcatcaaaaaacaaacaaacaaacaaacaaaaaaaacaggctcTCCTGCCATCAACGGGTGCTAACTAAAGGCCACTTGTTCCAGGAAGCAGCCAAGTGCAGGGGAAACAAGGAGGAACGAGACAGGCATCCCTGGCCTAAGGAGCTCACACGGAGGACAAATACTAAACAAGTAATCACACACCTGATTATTCACCATGACAAGTGCCATGGGAGCATACAAAGGGGGCATCCAACCTAGCCCGTGCTGGGGAGCGGGGGTTAAGCGCTTCGAGGAAGTGTATAAGCTCCGACCTTAAACTTGGGCAGGAGTTTACTGCCCTTCCACACAGGTGACCTTGGTCAGCCCCTGGCCTATAAATGCCCTAGTTTCCTCCTGTGTAAATGGGGTGATGGGCAACTAGGAAGacctcagcacagtgcctggcacacagacaGCTCTCAACAAATGCAGCCACTACTGTATCAGGGGGTCAGCcaggcacagggagaggggcattttctgcagcagcagcaacaagCACAAGATTACTAGCTGGAAGGAGACGTGCACAGAGCCCCTGATCACAAGGAAGCCACTGTTGTGACTGTCCTTATCGTGGACACTCTCACCACCACCAAGCCCTCCCACATCCTACCCACCCCAGCTCCGATTTAGATCTATAGACCACAGCCCCAGGAGTTGGTCTAGTACCTTCCACAGAGTGGGTAAGCAATATACATATAGCTGCTGAATGAATAGATGTATGAacgaaagaatgaatggatggatggtctAGTGACTGAGGGTACAACCTGCGGGGTCCGAAAAAGCCAGGTTCCAATCAAGAGGCTGTCACTGGTATACTATGTGACCACAAGCAAGTCAAGCCACAagcctgaacctcagtttccacacctataaaatgggaaaattcccTTTACCTTTTAGGGGTGGAGACGGAGGGGAAATACCCATAGGAAGCATCTAAGGGGGCAGCCGCCACCAGGTAGGCCCCCAATAAAAGGGAGCTGTCAGACTGTCCTCAAATTCACTGCCCCCTCCTACGCAATGGAACCTATTGCGTAGGTTCCTATTGTCCCTACGCAATGCTCCATCATGGCACCCACCGCCTGGTCTGctccctgctgtgtccccagcatccagcacagtggctggcatgtgacaggtgctcaataatgcttggtgaatgaataaatgtatggaCACAGTAGTCATGTACACGTCTCATGTCTCAAACAGTCACATGAATAAATTCAGCAAGAAGTGTCAAACCTAGGGCCTCCAGAGGCCAGGCAGGTGAAATGATATCACGATGAGGGGCTGGGACGAGTAGAAGCCACAGGCCCTGCCTCAACGGGGTCCTGTTTTTCTCAACTTCACCCAACAGGTGCCAAGAGGTTGCTTGAACCCTGAGCTGTAGGATGTTcagatttttcttgaaaaattttcttgaaaattcaGACAACTGAATTTTTACGTGACATCTGATTTATTTGAAAGCTAATGTTAGtatctaattaaaaaagaaaaaacaggtcTGCAGTACTCTGAAAGCAAAAGCTACTTGTGAGGCTGTTCAGCTgctcgttcgttcgttcattcattcattcattcatgctggAAGACTGGCACCAAAAGGGCACAGAAATGGGCCAAAACAAGTTGGAACAAGTGTGAGGGGCAAATATTAGCCACATGGTATCATACATAAAGGAAAATTCTAACTGTACGAAGTTATATGAGTTCTGACTTATGCGGGGAGGGTTAGCAGGAGAAAGAAGGTCGACAGAGGTGAACAAAAGGAACAGCACATCCTCAggcccaactctctctctctcacacacaatcacacacgcacacacatacacacacacacacacacacacacacacacacagattattaaaaagaaaactgagttaGGGCTTGGTAAGAACAAATTGTCCTCTCTGAATGGACCAATTTCAGAGTCCAGAAAGGAGGCCTTACCTGTGCTGGGCTCCCTCGACTCCTCCCCAAAGCCCTGCGTGTCCTTCTTTTTCCTACAAAGAGGAACAGACAGTATCCACTTTCGGTGGGACATAAAGACCACTCAGTCCTCtggccctgaccctgaccctcaGCTCAGGGGGCCTCGGACACCGTTTCAGCTCTAGCCCTGCAGCGGACTTGGTGACCTCGGGGGGTTTAATGCCCCTTTGGACCATCATCTACCGGCCAATCACAGCAAGGCCTGCAGCCACCAAGGTGGAGAGGTTAGTCTGTGGGTACGAAGGAAGGCTAAGAACTCCGGGGGGGACGGGCCGGAGGCTCTCCGGGATGCAAGAAGGGAGATCGCCGGAAACGAAAAGTCTTGATTTCAAGTCACCATGGAGCGCAGGGTCACAGAAGGACAGACCAGGAAGGAGGCGTGGCCAGAGGGCTGGCTGGGACTTGGGGGCGTGGCCTACGACTTGGGGCGGGCTCACGCTCGTGGGGGCGGGTCTACGGGTCCCCTGGGTGGAGCCGCGATCCAAAGCGGCCTACTCACAGCTTAAAGTTGAGCACCGCCCCGGCGTTCATCAGCAGCGTCCTGCGAAGGGAGAATGAGGTTACCTGGGCCTCCCCTTGTCCCTCTTATCCTTCCTACCCCAGCCTCTGGCCCCCCTAATTACCCGAACAGCAGGATGTCCCCGATCATCGTTACGGCCGAGGCGTCCGTCAGAACCGGAAGCGGAAGCCTcgaagagggaggggagaggagcacaAACCGACCAATCTTGAGGCCACGCTGTCGAGGGCTGGTCCAATCGAAGGCCAAGACATGCAGGGTCCCGCCCACTGAAGGCCAGGCCCCTTTAGGAAAGAACAAGCGCCCCTTTTCTCTGGGAGGCCCGGAGGGTATTGAGGAGAGGGCGGGGCGATGGTGTGACGTCACCTGCAGTATTAGGTTACGCACTGGAGGGGTGCCGCGCTGGAGTGAGGCCCCCAGCGCGCAGGAAAATTAGTGCAGTAGCTTTATTTTCTGGGCTGGGGTCTCCGATGCGGCTTCTGGAGAAACCGGGCCTTCTGACCACTGAGATGCACAGGCGAATGGGTCCTGATGCAGTGGGCTCTAGGCACCGAtgcccggggcggggcggggggggggggcttcctccTGGGCCCCAGTGGAAGGCGGGGATCCCCACTAGGCTGGCGCtacaggggagtgggggggagggaggaggtccCAACAGAGCTGTCCCTTCGGAGAACAGGGATCCCCGTGAGGAATGGAGATCGTAACTTACAGAGCCCCATAGAGGATTAGGGTCATGACAGCTCCACAGACAATTGGGGTCTTGACCCTCTGGGATACGGGAAGATGGGGTTCACAACTGGTCGGGCCCCACAGAGGGTGCTGGTCCCGATCCAAAGGCTCCAAAGAGGACATGGATCCTAATCGAGTCCCACCGGGACAGGGTCCTAACTGATCCGTCCCGCCTGGGTGGGCTCCGCGCgggaaggacccccccccccccccgccagggacGGCTACCCTGTCCAACGCACACCACAGGGACCCCTGCACCCCGCCTCGCTGGGCTGAATGGGGTCGCGATGGCCCGAGGGACGGAGTAGCGGACACCCGACTAGGCTTCAAGGGACAGAACGGCCCCACCACCCGCCCCGGGGCCTGGGGCCGTCCCTCCTCTCCCGCGGGGGCCGGGTTGGAGGCGGCGCCTGGCGGGCGGGGGCGGGTCCAGCGGCGGGGGCGCAGTTGCCGGGCCGCGGGCTGCGGGACTTACTGGgccgggggctggggtgggaccCGGCGGGCGCCATGGAGCTGCTCTCGGCGCTGAGCCTAGGCGAGCTGGCGCTCAGCTTCTCGCGGGTGCCGCTCTTCCCGGTCTTCGACCTCAGCTACTTCATCGTCTCCATTCTCTACCTCAAGTATGAGCCAGGTGAGCCAGGGCCAGGAGCCCGCGGGGGCTGGCAtcgcggggagggggcggggggcgggggtaaACCTGCGGGTCCGAGGCGGGGGATGCCCTAGATCCTGGGGGGACAGTCCGAAGGACTGGTTCCGGGGAGCAGCAGGTGCCGGGATCATGCGGTTCTTCCACATGGGGTGggcggaagggggggggggagacaagaGGGAGAGCAAGGAGAGAAGCCCCCGGGATtgtgaggctgggggaggggaagcagatACGGGCTGAAGGGCAGAAGAGGAACGTGATTGTTCAGAGGAGGGGGAACAGGTGcttgggagggggctgggagagcAGGTCAGGGATCCTGGCATAGTCCTAAGAACTTGCGCAAGCGGCGTAGGTCTTGGTGAGGGCGCAGGCGGGGGTCGGCGCTGCGGGCCAGTCCAGATGTCCTGGCCGGCCGCAGCCTTGACCTCCCCTCTTGCCCTTGGCGCGCGGAGCCCGAGCGGCTGCTGAGTGTCTATATAAGGGCCGGCCGTGCTGGGGGCAGTAATCCGGTTCTGAGAAAGTGACACCGGCGCCCCCTCTCCGCTGCGGCCCTCGGGCaatctcccctcctcctccggcCGGGCGAAGCTGGGTCTCCTCTCCCGGCAGGAATTCTTTCAGCCCTGGCTCCTATCCTTCCACTGACTGAGCAGAACCGGCCCTAGGGCAGGGTGATTCGGGGTTAGCTACCCCCGCCAGCTCCAGACCCCCGTGGAGAATCgcaggagagaagaaagactCTGCTTCTTGggtcttttgaaaacatttgttaaGTGATGGTAAATAGCCTCCTTAGaatgtgttctatttttataCAAGGCTCACCCAATGTTTCTTGTTCATCTCCCGGTGTTATAACTATTATAGCACGCCAGCAAAGGAAAGGGAGTTGAGAATTTAGCCTTAGAAAAGGAATCAATCATCCCGAAACTTTCTCCCACTTAGATGAAATCACTCCTATATTTTTCTGGCAGAAtagaaatagcttttttttttttttttcagatgataaAAATAGATgcttctgtatatttaaaaatcaagctgagaaatgcaaaggagaaagagataaTTACAGTTAATGTGTTGTCGACCCTTCCAGACCTCTCTTCTATGCATTTATAACCCTGTAGAGATGTAGAAACATGATTTTATGCAAATGGGATCATAGTCTGCTTGCcaactgtttttattccattttatttttgtccacCCACAAGCTAAAGCCTATTCTTTAAAAGCTTTTCTGGAGACCAGTTACTTTGCAAAGCAAAATAAGCTTTGTATTGTCTTAGCGTGAACACAGAGCTGTATTTCCTGTCCAGGACGAATTTTTGGTGGCTCAGGCCAGGCCCCTGGGCAAGTATGGAACCTAGCACACCTTGGGCTATCTAAAACCATGGAGGGCAGGAACCCCGTTAGCAACGTAAGACACAAGCATCTGGAAGAAAGAGGTCTTCAGGCTGGCCAGGAGCTTGCAAGAGGGATCGAGATGTTTCTGCCAGTCACACAGTGAATCATCTGAACTAGAGACACTAGAGCCTGAAGGTTCCTGAAGGTTGGGAAGGTTCAGTGGTTCTGAACCCTAGCCGCTTATCAGAGGCTCCTGGGGCCTCTTAAGGCCCCATCTCATCTCCACCCCCAGATAAACCGAATCAGAATATCCCCATTTGTAACTGGGGAAATAGGAAATAGTGACTAAGGTAATTTACATAATGCAATGAGCCTGTGGTCCCAGGGCTGGTAGATGACAACcttgggattcaaacccaggtctgcctgaccCCGGAAATCACTACGATTGCTTCCCCTTAGAAAAGGGAGGTGTTGGACTTGGACTTAGCTGTTAGCCCTCCAGTTTGGTGTTTCTGCCAAGCCTCTATAAAGCTTTCTTCTCAGTATCTGTGTGCTGATTGCAGAACCAGCTGTAGAATTGTCGGGGCCCCTCATTTAGAACTTAAGAATCTCAAGACAGTGACAGCAGAACACTAAACTGAATGGGAGGCCCCTCTGAGCACAGGGTCCTGGGCAGTTGCACAGGTAGCACACCCGTGAAGCCGACAGCCAAGCtggcttttaggaaaaaaaaaaaatctctgaattaGGAGTCAGTTCTGCCTCTACCACTGAGGAAACACCGGGCTGGTTACTGCGCCTCCGAGAGCTTCTTCAGCTCACTCATCTATGAAATAGGCTCATTGGAACGTAATCCCGGACTCTTCTGCCTGGCTGTTGTGAAAATCTATTGAGACCTTTGTCAGTAGTAGGGTCTAAGGCACTTGTGAGAGGTAGTTACCATCATTTGTAAGGCCGTGGGAGGATGTGTTTCCTGGGAGGCAGGCATTTTTCAGGTCAGGCTTTCATGAGAAGCCTGAATGAGGACAAAGCTCAGAGTGTGGTCCTCAGGTGAACAGCATCTATGTCCCCTGGGAGCTGGTTAAGAAATGCAGAATGCCAGGCACCACTCCccctcaccccagacctgctgaatcaaaatctacataatatttaaaaagtgatggGTTAAAAGAGGCAGGATCTCCTTATTAGACCTGGAGCTTCTCAGTAGGGGCAGGGGGACCAGGTCTCTCACCTCCAGGACCCCCAGCTCTCTacgggaagagaagaggaagcagtGGATGTTGGCTGCATGACCGAACgattgaatgatgaatgaatgacagtCCTGGATACTTTAAGCCTTGACCTATCCAAAGAACCTTCCAGACCAATAGACTTTTTTCTagaacagttttatttaaaaaaattttttttaacgtttatttatttttgagacagagagagacagagcatgaatgggggagggtcagagagagagggagacacagaatctgaaacaggctccaggctctgagcagtcagcacagagcccgacacagggctcgaactcacagaccgtgagatcatgacctgaacctaagtcggacgcttaacctactgagccacccaggcgcccctctagaaCAGTTTTAGATCCACAGCAAAATGAAGCTGAAAGTACAGTTTCCATCTACTCTCTGACCTCCGCCACCAACAACATTCTGCACAGAgggatacatttgttacaatcaacAAACCAACCTCATTTATCCACATCGTTATTATCATCACTGTACATCTTATCAACGACggtctatagtttacattagggttacTTTGTGTTGTACATGTTGTGGATTTTGACACATGCCTAACGcatatccaccattatagtatagAGATAGTTTCACTAACCTAAAAATCCGCCAAGCCCCACGTAAtcatcctgccccctcccccaagcccctggcaaccactgatctttttactgtctccatggttttgccttcTGCAGACTGTCATAGAATTCGGATCGTGCAGTGTATAGCcatttcagactggcttctttcccctATAGCAACATGCATTTAAGCCTCTTCCATGTGTTTTCGTGGCTTGAGAGCTCATTCCTGTTTATCGCCGAGTAAGATCCCATGGTGTGTGTGCACCGCAGTGTCAttattcacctactgaaagatGTCTTTGTTGCAGtttgaacattttctaaaatgctgtGGGGCTAAAGAGACGGCTCCTCGACCCCTGTTTTGGGACCTCTGGCACAAACTGTAAGTTTTTCCAGGGCAGAGGGCCGCTGTCTCTCACAGGGAAAGAAACCAAGGCAGGTGGCTGAACTCGAAGGCTCAGGGGAAGACTTGCCCTAAAGTCACTGAGAGTCTCTGTAAATACATCTCTTATGTTTAGACCTCAGACTAAATAGCACAGAGCCACGGCAGAGCTGAGAGCACCCCGTGGAACCTTCTAGTGCTTCCCTGCCATCCACAGACGGGACACTGACCCCCAGAGAGGGAATGTTGTGCTGCCCACCCCAGGCCAGAATGAGGAACCTGAGGGGAGCTTCCTCCTCCCTCCGCAGGCAGAGCCGATTTTTATAAATCCATCAGCTAAAATTTCCACCCACAGGTACTTTCCATTTCAGATCCAGTTCCAGGAATAACTCTTGCATAATTGCTAAGCACTAagcaataatttctttttgtcctcACTGGCGCCCTTTGAAATGAGTAAGAGCACCGGGGTGACCACCTCGCCCAGGTTCAATTAAGACAAGCATCAGAAGTCCCATGTCCCAGGAGGTCCTCGGTCCCGGGCCATCCCGGAGTGGTTGGTCACTCTAGCCAGCACCACCCGTTATACACAAATACACCAGCTGAGGCCCGAGGAGAGGAGTGACTAGCCTGGGCTCACCCAGCGAGAGGGGAACGCTTTGGTGGCAAACCTGGGATTGCAACCCACATTCTCCTGGATCCTGATGCCGCCCCAAAACCCAGCAAGAGAAGCCAGGAAGGAGTCTGGCAAAGGGAAAGAGCCCCCGGGAGAAGGTTCTCGGCCACCACCTTGCTGTGGATCTTCAGGGCAGGCCCATCCCCCATCAGCCTCGGTCTTCTCGTCTGTGGCAATGGGGAGACTCCTCCTGAGATCACTAAGGTTGATAGCACTGAGAAGCGTGTTGATAATCGTGCACGTCGCATTGAATCATCACAACTTGAGGAGGGGGTGCTCTCTCTTCTTTTGAAAGCAGAGGAAGCGGAGGCTAGTGGGAGGCAGTTATTTGCCCGAGGCCAACGTGGGCCTGTGACTTTTCTACCAGGAGTCACCCACGGGAGCCTGCTTTACTCCCACAaaagccccttcccccactccctggcCTCAGTCCCTGGGATGGTCCCAGAGGGCACAAGAATGACCCTGGAAAGAATTCAACCCCTCAGGGTTATTTTTAGATGCAGAGGTATCCATTTCTGCAAAACATGGATGCCTCACCTGACCCGGCTCCTGCGGGACCCACCAGTTGCTCCGAAGGATTAACTCTCAGCTGGCCACATTTTAAATAGACGCcccaaagaagaggaaagaacattCTGCTTCATACTATAGGACCTTTGTAAATGCTAAGACTTAGGACGACCCTGAGGGCGGGGAGAAGATGCACTCTGGGCTTGTAATCCCAGGGTGAGGAGGGAAAATTTGATGCCAGCCCTTGTTAGGAGCTGGGCAAAGAGGGGATTGGGGTTCACACCTGATAgaaggagccagacacagagcAAAAATGGTCTGTCCAAGGTCACCTGGTTAGTTGGTGGGGGGGACCAAAGAGAAAGGGGAGTGTGTTTAGGACTTCCTCTCAAACAACTTTTATCAGGCAGGTTTCCTGATTATAAAATGTAGTTTGTACAAGAGAatagacagggtgcctgggtggctcagtcggttaagcatctgacttcggctcaggtcatgatcacatggcttatgtgttcgagccccgcatcgggctctgtgctgacagctcagaacctggagcctgcttccgattctgtgtctccctctctctctgtccctcccccacttgtgctctctctctttttcataagtaaacaaacattaaaaaacaattttttaataaaaaaagagaatggataaataccTTGTGATCTGTTCCTATCATGGAATACCTCACAGCAGAGAAAGACGAATATTACCCTTGAAAATATTGCACTCAGTGAAAGCCAGAGGTAAAGGGCTATGTGATATGATTCCACCTATATGGAATATTTAAGTTCAGAACACTTTCCTCACCCCAAAAGGAAGCCACATATCCATGGAGAGTCACTCCCCGTTTCCctcttccccccagcccccagcccttggcaaccagtAACCTGCtgtctgtttctatggatttgccttttctggacatttcctatagATGACATCATACAccatgtgaccttttgtgtctggcttctctcacttagcacgTCTTCAAGATTTGTTCACGTTGTAGGACTTCACTTCTCTTTAAGGCTGAATCACATTTCATTGTGTGGCTCGatcacattctgtttatccattcatctattggtggacacttgggttgtttctaccctCTGGCAgttgtgaacagtgctgctgtgaacatgattTTTTAAGAGCCTTCCGGAAATTTTTGTTGGGTTCTTGCAGATAGGATGTAGCCTGGCGCCCCACTGCCCACCCAAGACCTCCTGTTCCTGGAGGAACAGGATCCCCCTGCCCACCCAAGACTTCCCTGGTTCCTGGCCCTCTGGTCATGGCCATCAGAGAGGGGACAGGTAGCGAGGGGGCTCAGTACAGAGTGTGGACCCCAGTGTGATAAGGCGGATGAGTACCCCATAGCCCTCCTGCTTATCAGCTTTCCAGGAGACTCTTGTTTTCACCCATTTTGGTGATTAAAGATTTCATACACATAGAATAAATATCACAGATACCGCTCTTCCCTCTACACAGATTTAACGGATGTGAACATAGATTTGcttcagatattttttatttttattattattttttaaatactttttttttctatgctcatttatttttgagatagagagcactgtgggggaggggcagagagctagggggacagagtatccgaagccggctccacgctgacagccgtgagcccgatgcggggctcgaacccacgaatcatgagatcatggactgagcagaagtcggacgctccaccgaaagagccacccaggtgcccctcagatgatttttttaataaataaatagagaccCAGCCAACCCTGTCCCTTTCCCGTCCCTCCTTCTCTAGATGTGACCGCCACCCTAAAATTGGCTCGTATTGTTCCCACGCCTGTATTTACACCTTCTCTGCCGTGTATGTGTCTCTAAACTACATGGAGTATGTTGTTTCAAATATATACTtaacatatacataaatgtatccTTTTGCAACCTAACGTTTTTACTCAGTTATAACCGTACGGGATTTATCCACGTGGATTTATCTAGAGTGGTGGTTCTCAACCAGAAGGGATTTTGTTCCCAGGGCTATAGATCTAATtcacttttacttatttattttttactaaaaaatttttttaatctttatttttgagagagagactgagcacgagcaggggagaggcagagagagagggagacacagaatcggaagcaggctccgggctctgagctgtcagcacagagccgatgcaggtCCTGAACTCAGGGACCCttgagacggtgacctgagccgaagtcagacgcttgaccgactgagcccccccaggcgccccgatctagTTCACTTTTAAACAGAGGCTCTGTGGTAACCCATTTTGTGTGAGTCTCCACCCCTCACTAAGAGATAAGTACTTTTGTCCTATAACAGTGTGGCGGTGGAATCctccccctgacccccaccccggTCTCCTTTGCTAGTTTCTTTTGAGTCAGCCGTGAGGAGCAGTATTGCTGAGACACGGGCAACGCACAGCCTCAGATTTCCTCAGTGTTGCCAAACTGCCTCCAAGGTGGTGTTGCCTATAGATTCTCCCAACTGTGTGTATGGAGGGAAACTggggcttttttcccctctggagCAGGGGCACGTACTcctagccacccccccccccccacttttctATAAAGTTGGCCAAGCTAAGAAGGCAGCTCCTTCTGCAGAAGGGATTGGACTTCATGTTTCTTGGAATGAAAACCCTACACTGACCctattccaaataaggtcacattctgaggttccggCGGACATGAATTGTGGGCAGGGGGATACTGGTCCCCCATATAACTCGCTGCAAGTGGGGATATTGATCCCTCTGTTATGCGTGATTAAAAGCTCTCCAGGATAGAGTCAAGGCTTACAGTTGCCTGGGACAAAATAGTAACTCCGCAAATAGATGGAGCAGGGGAGGTTTTCATACGGTCCATCCCAAAGTGCGCAAACCCAACCTCAATGCCTACGAGCTGTTCTGCCCGCATTTGcaagaatgtaagctctgtgagggcaggagtTCATTCTCTCACAACTATTTATTGGGCagctactatgtgtcaggcacagtgcCACGCACGgtggtggcgggggcggggggcagcagCAGGTAAGACTGATGAGGTCCCCGTATTCAACGAAGGACTAAGACCAAATCAATGTTTTGAGTGTATCGACCGTATGCATAGGTATTGATGTCAATAGCTTCAGACGTAGTGCATGTGCATTCAGATTTGACAACTTAGAGACAAGAGGCATCCAATTTCTAGAAACaaagtaaccttaaaaaaaaacaacaacaacaagccaaACCTGGGATCATTTATTTTGATTAGTCTTTTGATTAACAGATCACATGTAACCTTGTCATTTCACATCCACGTTGAGTGGAGTTGTCACTGGATTCAAGTAAGTCATTTAAGGGGAGTCTTTGGTACCTGCTCTGGCCATGAGAGCTAAGTGTCTGTGCCTTACGGCTTAATCCTAAAAGCATTCTCTGGAAAATGAaactggtgggggagggaagaaatcGATAGTTGTCACAGCAGGAAACACCAGGTTGCAACTCTGGGGTGTGGCTACAGAAGATTATGACGATGTTAACATGAAGataggggacacctggctggctcagtcagtagagcatacaactcttgatctcggggctgtgagttcgagccccacattgggcatagagattacttaaaacaaacaaaataatttgacATAATGATAGAACCTGTTTATAAAGATTCTAAAGACTTTACGTAATACAAAGTGTAAGGATTTGATTCAGAGGCATTAATCCTATTCCCCTAGATAGTTTTTATAAACTTACTTTTTAAGAACTAGACCTTTGCCCTCTATTTCAATGTGggaattaaacacattttttaaaaagttacaaactcGTAAGAAGTGGCAAAAGTCGTGTGAAGAGTTCCCAagtccccttcccccagcttccCCCAATGAGATCGTCTTATATACTGGTAGCTCATTACTCcaaccaggaaattgacactGGTACAATCCCATGAACACCAGCTACTGACTTTATTCGGCAATATTGAcatacgcttttttttttctaaagttctttttttttttttttttttagtttatttatttattctgagacagagagaaagcatgcaaa
The Panthera uncia isolate 11264 chromosome A2, Puncia_PCG_1.0, whole genome shotgun sequence genome window above contains:
- the SMIM7 gene encoding small integral membrane protein 7 isoform X1 — encoded protein: MIGDILLFGTLLMNAGAVLNFKLKKKDTQGFGEESREPSTGDNIREFLLSLRYFRIFIALWNVFMMFCMIVLFGS